Proteins co-encoded in one Balearica regulorum gibbericeps isolate bBalReg1 chromosome 24, bBalReg1.pri, whole genome shotgun sequence genomic window:
- the LOC142605020 gene encoding feather keratin Cos1-1/Cos1-3/Cos2-1-like, with product MIKASPTPHSLSHFSCLLLLGNQVSERLPQDMSCYDQCQPCLPCQPCGPTLLANSCNEPCVRQCQNSTVIIQPSPVVVTLPGPILSSFPQNTVVGSSTSAAVGSILSCDGVPITSGCCDLSCITSRYCGRRCPPC from the exons ATGATAAAAGCCAGCCCCACTCCTCACTCTCTCAGCCACTTCTCTtgcctccttctccttgggaaCCAGGTGA GTGAACGTCTGCCCCAAGACATGTCCTGCTACGaccagtgccagccctgcctgccctgccagccctgtggcCCGACCCTGCTGGCCAACAGCTGCAATGAGCCCTGTGTCAGGCAGTGCCAGAACTCCACCGTCATCATCCAGCCCTCCCCCGTGGTGGTGACCCTGCCcggccccatcctcagctccttcccacagaacaccgttgtgggctcctccacctccgCTGCTGTTGGTAGCATCCTCAGCTGTGACGGAGTGCCCATCACCTCTGGGTGCTGTGACCTCTCCTGCATCACCAGCCGCTACTGTGGCCGCAGATGCCCCCCCTGCTAA